A single Pseudomonas putida DNA region contains:
- a CDS encoding EAL domain-containing protein, translating to MKGNRTQEAPRLVGIIWPFIAVVVFQVLLGSLSLYALSAVRAYVAGESLWSKAQKDAIYYLNLYADDRDERTFLRYRQVMAVPQGDHELRELLDQASPDLEGARQAVLQGGNHPDDVDRIIWFYRNFRQISYMQTAIEYWNIGDDYLKKLDVLANEMHDGFAVGQVGIAQLNEWKGRIVAINEGVTPAAKAFSDALGEGSRMLLRVLLVTNLLTALFLITIAWRRSSKLLAQRQAFASALREEKERAQITLEAIGDAVITADVEGNIGYMNPAAEHLTHWQSGQAQGLPLGALFSLLDEQEQGEGCTLVEQVLSGSLKGGAEHARLIQRLDGSTVSVNLVGSPIINNDQVAGIVLVLHDMTQERQYIANLSWQATHDALTGLANRREFEYRLEQALNGLVRQAGRHSLMFLDLDQFKLVNDTCGHAAGDELLRHICAVLQSGLREGDTLARLGGDEFGVLLENCPAEQAERIGENLRQAVQSLHFVWKGRPFVTTVSIGLVHIAQAPGTLEASLRAADMACYMAKEKGRNRVQVYHADDSELSMRFGEMAWIQRLHVALEENRFCLYCQEIAALKAIEGPGHIEILLRLHDESGRTILPDSFIPAAERYGLMTALDRWVVRSVFQVIRQCLDEGRDGPLAMCAINLSGTSIGDDNFLEYLQRLFVEYAIPPRMICFEITETSAIANLGSAIRFINELKGLGCKFSLDDFCAGMSSFAYLKHLPVDFLKIDGSFVKDMLDDPVNRAMVEVINHIGHVMGKRTIAEFVETPLIEQALQEIGVDYAQGYLIERPQVFTCDSLQRQRIAARPLLHRAPGTFR from the coding sequence ATGAAGGGAAATCGCACTCAAGAAGCGCCAAGATTGGTAGGTATCATCTGGCCCTTCATCGCCGTTGTCGTGTTCCAGGTATTGCTGGGTAGCCTCAGCCTTTATGCGTTGTCGGCGGTCCGTGCCTATGTGGCCGGCGAAAGCCTGTGGTCCAAGGCGCAGAAAGACGCCATCTATTACCTCAACCTGTACGCCGATGACCGCGACGAGCGCACCTTTCTGCGCTATCGCCAGGTCATGGCCGTGCCCCAGGGCGACCACGAGCTGCGCGAACTGCTCGATCAGGCCAGCCCTGACCTGGAAGGCGCCCGTCAGGCCGTGCTGCAGGGCGGCAACCACCCCGACGACGTCGACCGCATCATCTGGTTCTACCGCAACTTCCGTCAGATCAGCTATATGCAGACGGCGATCGAGTACTGGAACATCGGCGATGACTACCTCAAAAAGCTTGATGTGCTGGCCAACGAGATGCACGACGGTTTCGCCGTTGGGCAGGTTGGCATCGCTCAGCTCAATGAGTGGAAGGGCCGCATCGTCGCGATAAACGAAGGCGTCACGCCAGCCGCCAAGGCGTTCAGTGATGCCTTGGGCGAAGGCTCGCGGATGCTGTTGCGGGTGCTGCTGGTCACCAACCTGTTGACCGCACTGTTCCTCATCACCATTGCCTGGCGCCGTTCGAGCAAGCTGCTGGCCCAGCGTCAGGCGTTCGCCAGTGCCCTGAGGGAGGAGAAAGAGCGGGCGCAGATCACTCTGGAGGCGATTGGCGATGCGGTGATCACCGCTGATGTCGAAGGTAATATCGGCTACATGAACCCTGCTGCCGAGCATCTGACCCACTGGCAGTCCGGCCAGGCGCAGGGCTTGCCGCTGGGGGCGCTGTTCAGTCTGCTCGACGAGCAGGAGCAGGGCGAAGGCTGCACGCTGGTCGAGCAGGTGCTCAGTGGCAGCCTCAAGGGCGGCGCCGAACATGCCCGGCTGATCCAGCGCCTGGATGGCAGCACGGTATCGGTCAACCTGGTTGGCTCGCCGATCATCAACAACGACCAGGTGGCCGGTATCGTGCTGGTACTGCACGACATGACCCAGGAACGCCAGTACATCGCCAACTTGTCGTGGCAGGCCACCCATGACGCCTTGACCGGCCTGGCCAACCGCCGCGAGTTCGAGTACCGCCTGGAGCAGGCGCTCAATGGCCTGGTGCGCCAGGCTGGGCGGCATTCGCTGATGTTCCTCGACCTCGACCAGTTCAAGTTGGTCAACGACACCTGCGGCCATGCGGCGGGTGACGAGTTGCTCAGGCACATCTGCGCAGTGCTGCAGTCGGGGCTGCGTGAAGGCGACACCCTGGCACGCCTGGGTGGTGACGAATTTGGCGTGCTGCTGGAAAACTGCCCGGCCGAACAGGCCGAGCGCATCGGCGAAAACCTGCGCCAGGCCGTGCAGAGCCTGCACTTCGTGTGGAAGGGCAGGCCGTTCGTGACCACCGTCAGTATCGGCCTGGTCCACATAGCCCAGGCGCCGGGCACGCTGGAGGCTTCCCTGCGGGCTGCCGACATGGCCTGCTACATGGCCAAGGAAAAGGGCCGCAACCGAGTGCAGGTATACCATGCCGACGACAGCGAACTGTCCATGCGCTTTGGCGAGATGGCCTGGATCCAGCGCCTGCATGTGGCCCTGGAGGAAAACCGCTTCTGCCTCTATTGCCAGGAAATCGCCGCGCTGAAGGCCATCGAAGGCCCGGGCCATATCGAAATCCTGCTGCGCCTGCACGACGAAAGCGGCCGCACCATCCTCCCGGACAGTTTCATCCCGGCCGCCGAGCGCTATGGCCTGATGACGGCCCTGGACCGTTGGGTAGTGCGCAGCGTGTTCCAGGTCATCCGCCAATGCCTGGACGAGGGCCGGGACGGGCCGCTGGCGATGTGCGCGATCAACTTGTCGGGTACCAGTATCGGTGACGACAATTTCCTCGAGTACCTGCAGCGGTTGTTCGTCGAATATGCCATCCCACCGCGCATGATCTGCTTCGAGATCACCGAGACCAGTGCCATTGCCAACCTGGGCAGCGCCATTCGATTCATCAACGAATTGAAGGGGCTGGGTTGCAAGTTCTCCCTGGACGACTTCTGTGCCGGGATGTCGTCATTTGCCTATTTGAAACATTTACCCGTCGACTTCTTGAAGATCGACGGAAGTTTTGTCAAAGATATGCTGGACGATCCGGTAAACCGTGCCATGGTCGAGGTGATCAATCACATCGGCCATGTCATGGGCAAGCGGACCATCGCCGAGTTCGTCGAAACACCGTTGATCGAGCAGGCCTTGCAGGAGATCGGCGTGGATTACGCCCAGGGCTATCTGATTGAACGACCGCAGGTGTTTACCTGTGACAGTCTGCAGCGCCAACGGATTGCTGCGCGGCCCTTGCTGCATCGGGCGCCAGGTACTTTTCGCTGA
- a CDS encoding TenA family transcriptional regulator, translating into MIDAFVRIGPLMDPASYPQWAQQLIEDCRESKRRVVEHEFYQRLRDGQLRQSTIRQYLIGGWPVVEQFSLYMAHNLTKTRYARHPGEDMARRWLMRNIRVELNHADYWAHWCQAHGVHLHELQAQDVPPELNGLNDWCWRVCTTESLAIAMAATNYAIEGATGEWSAVVCAEDTYAMGFPEDQRKRAMKWLKMHAQYDDAHPWEALEIICTLAGENPTMGLRNELRKAICKSYDCMYLFLERCMQLEGRQQGRMRPALAAG; encoded by the coding sequence GTGATTGATGCATTCGTACGTATCGGGCCCTTGATGGACCCGGCCAGTTACCCCCAGTGGGCCCAGCAGCTGATCGAGGATTGCCGTGAAAGCAAGCGCCGGGTGGTCGAGCATGAGTTTTACCAGCGCCTGCGTGATGGCCAGCTGCGCCAGTCGACCATTCGCCAGTACCTGATCGGTGGCTGGCCGGTGGTCGAGCAGTTTTCCCTGTACATGGCCCACAACCTGACCAAGACCCGTTATGCCCGCCACCCTGGCGAGGACATGGCGCGGCGCTGGCTGATGCGCAACATCCGTGTCGAGCTCAACCATGCCGACTACTGGGCCCACTGGTGCCAGGCCCATGGCGTGCACCTGCACGAGCTGCAGGCCCAGGACGTGCCGCCGGAACTGAACGGGCTCAACGATTGGTGCTGGCGCGTTTGTACCACCGAGTCACTGGCGATTGCCATGGCAGCGACCAACTATGCGATTGAAGGGGCGACCGGCGAGTGGTCGGCGGTGGTCTGTGCCGAGGACACCTATGCCATGGGCTTCCCGGAGGATCAGCGCAAGCGGGCGATGAAGTGGCTGAAGATGCATGCCCAGTATGACGATGCGCACCCGTGGGAGGCGCTGGAAATCATCTGCACGCTGGCGGGTGAGAACCCGACAATGGGGCTGCGTAACGAGCTGCGCAAGGCGATTTGCAAGAGCTACGACTGCATGTACCTGTTCCTGGAGCGGTGCATGCAACTGGAAGGGCGCCAGCAAGGGCGCATGCGCCCGGCCTTGGCTGCCGGCTGA
- a CDS encoding YciK family oxidoreductase, translated as MFDYTARPGLLAGRVILVTGAGRGIGAAAAKAYAALGATVLLLGKTEANLNEVYDQIEAAGHPQPVVIPFNLETALPHQYDELAAMIEEQFGRLDGLLNNASIIGPRTPLEQLSGDNFMRVMHINVDATFMLTSTLLPLLKLSEDASVVFTSSSVGRKGRAYWGAYGVSKFATEGLMQTLADELEGVAPVRSNSINPGATRTAMRAQAYPSENPQNNPLPEEIMPVYLYLMGPDSKEVNGQAFNAQ; from the coding sequence ATGTTCGACTACACCGCCCGCCCTGGCCTGCTCGCCGGCCGCGTCATCCTGGTCACCGGTGCCGGCCGCGGCATCGGCGCCGCCGCCGCCAAAGCCTATGCCGCACTGGGCGCTACCGTGCTGCTGCTGGGCAAGACCGAGGCCAACCTGAACGAGGTCTACGACCAGATCGAGGCCGCCGGCCACCCGCAGCCCGTGGTAATCCCGTTCAACTTGGAAACCGCCCTGCCCCACCAGTACGACGAACTGGCAGCGATGATCGAGGAGCAGTTCGGCCGCCTCGACGGCCTGCTCAACAACGCCTCGATCATCGGCCCGCGCACGCCGCTGGAGCAGCTTTCGGGCGACAACTTCATGCGTGTGATGCACATCAACGTCGACGCCACCTTCATGCTCACCAGCACGCTGCTGCCGCTGCTCAAGTTGTCTGAAGATGCTTCCGTGGTGTTCACTTCGAGCAGCGTCGGGCGCAAGGGCCGGGCCTACTGGGGGGCCTACGGCGTGTCGAAGTTCGCCACCGAAGGGCTGATGCAGACACTGGCCGACGAACTGGAAGGCGTGGCGCCAGTGCGCTCCAACAGCATTAACCCGGGCGCCACGCGCACGGCGATGCGGGCGCAGGCTTACCCGAGCGAAAACCCGCAGAATAACCCTCTGCCCGAAGAGATCATGCCGGTCTATCTGTACCTGATGGGGCCGGATAGCAAAGAAGTGAATGGGCAGGCTTTCAACGCTCAGTGA
- the mupP gene encoding N-acetylmuramic acid 6-phosphate phosphatase MupP: protein MRLRAVLFDMDGTLLDTAPDFIAICQAMLAERGLPAIDDQLIRDVISGGARAMVAATFAMSPDAEGFEALRLEFLERYQRDCAVHSKLFDGMGELLADIEKGNLLWGVVTNKPVRFAEPIMQQLGLAERSALLICPDHVKNSKPDPEPLILACKTLGLDPASVLFVGDDLRDIESGRDAGTRTAAVRYGYIHPEDNPNNWGADVVVDHPLELRKVIDSALCGC, encoded by the coding sequence ATGCGTTTGCGAGCAGTACTCTTCGACATGGACGGCACCCTGCTCGACACGGCGCCGGACTTCATCGCCATCTGCCAGGCCATGCTCGCCGAGCGCGGCCTGCCGGCGATCGATGACCAGCTGATCCGTGACGTGATCTCCGGCGGCGCCCGCGCCATGGTCGCTGCAACCTTTGCCATGAGCCCGGACGCCGAGGGCTTCGAAGCCCTGCGCCTGGAGTTCCTCGAGCGCTACCAGCGTGATTGCGCGGTGCACAGCAAACTGTTCGACGGCATGGGCGAACTGCTGGCCGACATCGAAAAGGGCAACCTGCTGTGGGGCGTGGTGACCAACAAGCCGGTGCGCTTCGCCGAGCCAATCATGCAGCAGCTGGGCCTGGCCGAGCGCTCGGCCCTGCTGATCTGCCCGGACCACGTGAAGAACAGCAAGCCTGACCCGGAGCCACTGATCCTCGCCTGCAAGACCCTGGGCCTGGACCCGGCCAGCGTGCTATTCGTCGGCGACGACCTGCGCGACATCGAATCCGGCCGCGACGCCGGCACCCGCACGGCCGCGGTGCGCTACGGCTATATTCATCCAGAGGACAACCCGAACAACTGGGGCGCCGATGTGGTGGTGGACCACCCGCTGGAACTGCGCAAGGTGATCGACAGCGCCCTGTGCGGCTGCTGA
- the ubiG gene encoding bifunctional 2-polyprenyl-6-hydroxyphenol methylase/3-demethylubiquinol 3-O-methyltransferase UbiG: protein MSNVDHAEIAKFEALAHRWWDRESEFKPLHDINPLRVNWIDERVGLAGKKVLDVGCGGGILSEAMALRGATVTGIDMGEAPLAVAQLHQLESGVEVEYRQITAEALAEEMPEQFDVVTCLEMLEHVPDPSSVIRACYRMVKPGGQVFFSTINRNPKAYLLAIVGAEYILKMLPRGTHDFKKFIRPSELGAWSRVAGLEVKDIIGLTYNPLTKHYKLSSDVDVNYMIQTLREE from the coding sequence ATGAGCAACGTCGATCACGCCGAAATCGCCAAGTTCGAAGCCTTGGCCCACCGCTGGTGGGACCGTGAAAGCGAGTTCAAGCCGCTGCACGACATCAACCCGCTGCGCGTCAACTGGATTGACGAGCGCGTCGGCCTGGCCGGCAAAAAGGTGCTGGACGTCGGCTGCGGCGGCGGCATCCTCAGCGAGGCCATGGCCTTGCGCGGCGCTACCGTCACCGGCATCGACATGGGCGAGGCGCCACTGGCCGTAGCCCAACTGCACCAGCTGGAGTCCGGCGTCGAAGTCGAGTACCGGCAGATCACCGCTGAAGCCCTGGCCGAGGAAATGCCCGAGCAGTTCGATGTGGTCACCTGCCTGGAAATGCTCGAGCACGTGCCCGACCCATCCTCGGTCATCCGCGCCTGCTACCGCATGGTCAAACCCGGCGGCCAGGTGTTCTTCTCGACCATCAACCGCAACCCCAAGGCCTACCTGCTGGCCATTGTCGGCGCCGAGTACATCCTCAAGATGCTGCCGCGCGGCACACACGACTTCAAGAAGTTCATCCGCCCGTCCGAGCTCGGCGCCTGGAGCCGCGTTGCCGGCCTCGAGGTCAAGGACATCATCGGCCTGACCTACAACCCGCTGACCAAGCACTACAAGCTGAGCAGCGACGTTGACGTCAACTACATGATCCAGACCCTGCGCGAGGAATGA
- the mtnA gene encoding S-methyl-5-thioribose-1-phosphate isomerase — MRERLLAAEKVTGMRWQGGALHLLDQRLLPSEERWLTCDNVAQVVAAIRDMAVRGAAAIGIAAAYGLVLALEERLAEGGDWEMDLEEDFISLAEARPTAANLFWALNRMRERLLRVRGEEDVLAALEAEAIAIHESDREANLTMAQHGIDLIRRHQGNAQTLLTYGNAGALASGGIGTALGVIRAGYLEGMVERVYVGETRPWLQGSRLTAWELASEGIPVTLCADSALAHLMKTKGITWVVVGADCIAANGDVASKIGTYQLAVSAMHHGVRFMVVAPSTSIDLNLATGEDIPLEEREADELLDYAGTRVAPQVEAFNPVFDVTPADLIDVIVTERGIVERPDTAKLAQLMCRKRLH; from the coding sequence ATGCGCGAGCGACTTTTGGCGGCGGAGAAGGTGACCGGGATGCGCTGGCAAGGCGGCGCCCTGCACCTGCTCGACCAGCGCCTGCTGCCGTCGGAAGAACGCTGGCTGACCTGCGACAATGTCGCGCAGGTGGTGGCGGCGATCCGTGACATGGCCGTGCGAGGTGCCGCAGCCATTGGCATTGCTGCGGCCTACGGCCTGGTCCTGGCCCTGGAAGAGCGCCTGGCCGAGGGCGGCGACTGGGAAATGGACCTGGAAGAGGACTTCATCAGCCTGGCCGAAGCACGCCCCACCGCGGCCAACCTGTTCTGGGCGCTGAACCGCATGCGCGAGCGCCTGCTGCGTGTGCGTGGCGAAGAGGACGTGCTGGCAGCGCTGGAAGCCGAAGCGATTGCCATCCATGAAAGCGATCGCGAAGCCAATCTGACCATGGCCCAGCATGGCATCGACCTGATCCGTCGCCATCAGGGCAACGCGCAGACCTTGCTGACCTACGGCAATGCCGGCGCCCTGGCCAGCGGTGGTATCGGCACGGCTCTTGGGGTGATTCGCGCCGGTTATCTGGAGGGTATGGTCGAGAGGGTGTATGTCGGCGAGACCCGCCCCTGGTTGCAGGGTTCGCGGCTGACGGCCTGGGAGCTGGCCAGCGAAGGTATCCCGGTGACCCTGTGCGCCGACTCGGCGCTGGCCCACCTGATGAAGACCAAAGGCATCACCTGGGTGGTGGTCGGCGCCGACTGCATCGCCGCCAACGGCGATGTGGCCAGCAAGATCGGGACCTACCAGTTGGCCGTCAGTGCGATGCACCATGGCGTGCGCTTCATGGTGGTGGCACCGAGCACCAGCATCGACCTCAACCTGGCCACCGGTGAGGACATCCCGCTGGAAGAGCGTGAAGCCGATGAGCTGCTGGACTACGCCGGAACCCGCGTGGCGCCGCAGGTCGAGGCGTTCAATCCGGTGTTCGATGTGACCCCGGCCGACCTGATCGACGTGATCGTCACCGAACGCGGCATTGTCGAGCGGCCCGATACCGCCAAACTGGCCCAGTTGATGTGCCGCAAGCGGTTGCACTGA
- the gyrA gene encoding DNA gyrase subunit A, which yields MGELAKEILPVNIEDELRQSYLDYAMSVIVGRALPDARDGLKPVHRRVLYAMSELGNDWNKPYKKSARVVGDVIGKYHPHGDTAVYDTIVRMAQPFSLRYLLVDGQGNFGSVDGDNAAAMRYTEVRMTKLAHELLADLHKETVDWVPNYDGTEQIPAVMPTRIPNLLVNGSSGIAVGMATNIPPHNLGEVIDGCLALIDNPDVTIDELMQFIPGPDFPTAGIINGRQGIIEAYRTGRGRIYMRARSEIEDIDKVGGRQQIVVTELPYQLNKARLIEKIAELVKEKKIEGITELRDESDKDGMRIVIELRRGEVPEVVLNNLYQQTQLQSVFGINVVALVDGRPRLLNLKDLLEAFVRHRREVVTRRTVFELRKARERGHILEGQAVALSNIDPVIALIKASPTPSEAKEALVSTPWESSAVQVMVERAGADSCRPEDLPEQYGLREGKYYLSPEQAQAILDLRLHRLTGLEHEKLLAEYQEILEQIGELIRILSSAQRLMEVIREELEAIRAEYGDARRTEILDARHDLNYGDMIPEEERVVTISHGGYAKTQPLSAYQAQRRGGKGKSATGVKDEDYIEHLLVANSHATLLLFSSKGKVYWLKTYDIPEASRAARGRPLVNLLPLEEGERITAMLQVDLEALQQNADPEEELEDGDDGVIEGEIVEAEEIDEEDGDTPEWVAEPTGAYIFMATASGTVKKTPLAQFARPRSSGLIALKLKEGDTLIAAAITDGAKEVMMFSDAGKVIRFAESVVREMGRTARGVRGMKLGKGQQIISMLIPESGAQILTASERGFGKRTPLSKFPRRGRGGQGVIAMGTKGRNGLLIGAIQVQEGEEIMLISDQGTLVRTRVGEVSSLGRNTQGVTLIKLATDETLVGLERIQEPSEDELDDVVETDEEGVEADAPDDEAAGAEEAPQE from the coding sequence ATGGGCGAACTGGCCAAAGAAATCCTCCCGGTCAATATCGAAGACGAACTGAGACAGTCTTACCTCGACTACGCGATGAGCGTGATTGTCGGGCGAGCGCTGCCCGATGCGCGTGACGGCTTGAAGCCCGTGCATCGCCGCGTCCTCTATGCAATGAGCGAACTGGGCAACGACTGGAACAAGCCGTACAAGAAATCCGCCCGTGTGGTCGGTGACGTGATCGGTAAGTACCACCCGCACGGCGACACTGCGGTCTACGACACCATCGTGCGTATGGCCCAGCCGTTCTCGCTGCGCTACCTGCTGGTCGACGGCCAGGGCAACTTCGGTTCGGTCGACGGTGACAACGCCGCGGCCATGCGATACACCGAAGTGCGCATGACCAAGCTGGCCCACGAGCTGCTGGCCGACCTGCACAAGGAAACTGTCGACTGGGTGCCCAACTACGATGGCACCGAGCAGATCCCGGCGGTCATGCCGACCCGCATCCCCAACCTGCTGGTCAACGGTTCCAGCGGTATCGCCGTGGGCATGGCGACCAACATCCCGCCACACAACCTCGGTGAAGTCATCGATGGTTGCCTGGCGCTGATCGACAACCCGGACGTCACCATCGATGAGCTGATGCAGTTCATCCCGGGTCCGGACTTCCCGACTGCCGGCATCATCAACGGCCGTCAGGGCATCATCGAGGCCTACCGTACCGGCCGTGGCCGCATCTACATGCGCGCCCGTTCCGAGATCGAAGACATCGACAAGGTCGGTGGCCGCCAGCAGATCGTCGTCACCGAACTGCCGTACCAGCTGAACAAGGCCCGCCTGATCGAGAAGATCGCCGAGCTGGTCAAAGAGAAGAAGATCGAAGGCATCACCGAGCTGCGCGACGAGTCCGACAAGGACGGCATGCGTATCGTCATCGAGCTGCGCCGCGGCGAGGTGCCGGAGGTGGTGCTCAACAACCTCTATCAGCAGACCCAGCTGCAGAGCGTGTTCGGTATCAACGTGGTTGCTCTGGTCGACGGTCGTCCGCGCCTGCTCAACCTCAAGGACCTGCTCGAAGCGTTCGTCCGTCACCGTCGTGAAGTGGTGACCCGCCGTACCGTGTTCGAGCTGCGCAAGGCTCGCGAGCGTGGCCATATCCTTGAAGGCCAGGCGGTCGCGCTGTCCAACATCGACCCGGTCATCGCCCTGATCAAGGCCTCGCCGACGCCGTCCGAAGCCAAGGAAGCCCTGGTTTCCACGCCGTGGGAATCCAGCGCCGTACAGGTCATGGTCGAGCGCGCCGGCGCCGATTCCTGCCGCCCTGAAGACCTGCCAGAACAGTACGGCCTGCGTGAAGGCAAGTATTACCTGTCGCCGGAACAGGCCCAGGCCATCCTCGACCTGCGCCTGCATCGCCTGACCGGCCTGGAGCACGAGAAGCTGCTGGCCGAGTACCAGGAGATCCTGGAACAGATCGGCGAGCTGATCCGCATCCTCAGCAGCGCCCAGCGCCTGATGGAAGTGATCCGCGAAGAGCTGGAAGCGATCCGTGCCGAGTACGGCGATGCCCGTCGTACCGAAATCCTCGATGCCCGTCACGACCTCAACTACGGCGACATGATCCCGGAAGAAGAGCGCGTGGTGACCATCTCCCACGGCGGCTATGCCAAGACCCAGCCGTTGTCCGCGTACCAGGCCCAGCGCCGTGGCGGCAAGGGCAAGTCGGCCACCGGCGTGAAGGACGAGGACTACATCGAGCACCTGCTGGTCGCCAACAGCCATGCCACCCTGCTGCTGTTCTCCAGCAAGGGCAAGGTGTACTGGCTGAAGACCTACGACATCCCTGAAGCGTCGCGCGCCGCCCGTGGTCGCCCGCTGGTCAACCTGCTGCCGCTGGAGGAGGGTGAGCGCATCACCGCCATGTTGCAGGTCGACCTTGAGGCCCTGCAGCAGAACGCCGACCCTGAAGAAGAGCTGGAAGACGGCGATGACGGTGTCATCGAAGGCGAAATCGTCGAAGCAGAAGAAATCGACGAGGAAGACGGCGACACCCCTGAGTGGGTGGCCGAGCCTACCGGCGCTTATATCTTCATGGCGACTGCTTCCGGTACCGTCAAGAAGACGCCGCTGGCACAGTTCGCCCGCCCACGCTCCAGCGGCCTGATCGCCCTGAAGCTGAAGGAAGGCGACACCCTGATCGCTGCGGCGATCACCGACGGCGCCAAGGAAGTCATGATGTTCTCCGACGCCGGCAAGGTGATCCGCTTCGCCGAAAGCGTGGTCCGCGAAATGGGCCGTACTGCCCGTGGTGTGCGTGGCATGAAGCTGGGCAAGGGGCAGCAGATCATTTCGATGCTGATTCCGGAGTCCGGTGCGCAGATCCTCACCGCTTCCGAGCGTGGCTTCGGCAAGCGCACCCCGCTGTCCAAGTTCCCGCGTCGCGGGCGGGGCGGCCAGGGCGTCATCGCCATGGGTACCAAGGGGCGCAACGGCCTGCTGATCGGCGCCATCCAGGTGCAGGAAGGCGAGGAGATCATGCTGATTTCCGACCAGGGCACCTTGGTGCGCACGCGGGTTGGTGAAGTGTCGAGCCTGGGCCGTAACACCCAGGGTGTGACGCTGATCAAGCTGGCCACCGACGAAACCCTGGTGGGCCTGGAGCGTATCCAGGAGCCATCCGAGGACGAGCTCGATGATGTGGTCGAGACGGATGAAGAGGGCGTCGAGGCCGATGCGCCGGATGATGAAGCTGCAGGCGCCGAAGAGGCCCCGCAGGAATAA
- the serC gene encoding 3-phosphoserine/phosphohydroxythreonine transaminase yields MSKRAFNFCAGPAALPDAVLQRAQAEMLDWNGKGLSVMEMSHRSDDYVAIAEKAEQDLRDLLSVPSNYKVLFLQGGASQQFAEIPLNLLPENGTADYVETGIWSKKAIEEARRFGTVNVAASAKPYDYLAIPGQNEWKLTKNAAYVHYASNETIGGLQFDWVPETGEVPLVVDMSSDILSRPIDVSQYGMIYAGAQKNIGPSGLVVVIVREDLLGRARSSCPTMLDYKVAADNGSMYNTPATYSWYLSGLVFEWLKEQGGVEAMEQRNRAKKDRLYGFIDASEFYTNPISHNARSWMNVPFRLADERLDKAFLAGADARGLLNLKGHRSVGGMRASIYNALGLEAVEGLVAYMAEFEKEHG; encoded by the coding sequence GTGAGCAAACGAGCCTTTAACTTCTGCGCAGGCCCTGCCGCGCTTCCTGACGCTGTGTTGCAGCGTGCCCAGGCCGAGATGCTGGACTGGAACGGCAAGGGCTTGTCGGTGATGGAAATGAGCCATCGCAGCGACGACTACGTGGCCATCGCCGAAAAGGCCGAGCAGGACCTGCGTGACCTGCTGTCCGTCCCCTCCAACTACAAGGTCCTGTTCCTGCAGGGCGGTGCCAGCCAGCAGTTCGCCGAAATTCCGCTGAACCTGCTGCCGGAAAACGGCACGGCCGACTACGTCGAAACCGGCATCTGGTCGAAAAAGGCCATCGAGGAAGCGCGCCGCTTCGGCACCGTCAATGTCGCCGCCAGCGCCAAGCCCTACGATTACCTGGCCATTCCTGGCCAGAACGAGTGGAAGCTGACCAAGAACGCCGCCTACGTGCACTATGCGTCCAACGAAACCATCGGTGGCCTGCAGTTCGACTGGGTTCCAGAAACCGGCGAAGTACCGCTGGTGGTCGACATGTCCTCCGACATCCTCTCGCGCCCGATCGACGTTTCGCAGTACGGCATGATCTACGCTGGCGCACAGAAGAACATCGGCCCGAGCGGCCTGGTGGTGGTGATCGTCCGTGAAGACCTGCTCGGCCGCGCCCGCAGCAGCTGCCCGACCATGCTCGACTACAAGGTCGCGGCTGACAACGGCTCGATGTACAACACCCCGGCCACCTATTCCTGGTACCTCTCAGGCCTGGTGTTCGAGTGGCTCAAGGAGCAGGGTGGCGTCGAGGCCATGGAGCAGCGCAACCGCGCCAAGAAAGACCGCCTGTACGGCTTCATCGACGCCAGCGAGTTCTACACCAACCCGATCAGCCACAATGCCCGTTCGTGGATGAACGTGCCGTTCCGCCTGGCTGACGAGCGCCTGGACAAGGCGTTCCTGGCCGGCGCCGACGCCCGTGGCCTGCTCAACCTCAAGGGCCACCGTTCGGTCGGCGGCATGCGCGCCTCGATCTACAACGCCCTGGGCCTGGAAGCGGTAGAGGGCCTGGTGGCTTACATGGCTGAATTCGAGAAGGAGCACGGCTGA